A stretch of DNA from Desmospora activa DSM 45169:
TGCGATCCTGTATGGAACGGGAAGCGGAAAAGCTGGGGTTACACCACCCCCGTGTGGTTCATATTAGCCAACAATTGGACGAGCTTCATAATGAATGGAATCGCATAAAGCAAATAGAGGAAAAAACCTACACAATTCGATCTTATACTTCTAAAATTAGAGAAGTTGCAGTCTGTCGGGTTTAACGGATTTAACGGATATCGGTCCGGTTGTGTTCCACTTAACGACTGGGTATAATAAAAGAACCACGATCACGCCACTCATAAAGAAGGAGGGATGTTGCGTGATTGAATTGTCGGAGCGTGC
This window harbors:
- a CDS encoding aspartyl-phosphate phosphatase Spo0E family protein translates to MIGLKRVEREMERLRSCMEREAEKLGLHHPRVVHISQQLDELHNEWNRIKQIEEKTYTIRSYTSKIREVAVCRV